A window of the Dickeya dianthicola NCPPB 453 genome harbors these coding sequences:
- the nfi gene encoding deoxyribonuclease V (cleaves DNA at apurinic or apyrimidinic sites) yields MDMQALREEQRGKATQVVRHDDMPFEQPTLIAGADVGFEQDGAVTRAALAVLAYPSLQLVEYQIARIPTIMPYIPGFLSFREYPALLAAWEQLQHRPDLLFVDGHGVSHPRRLGVASHFGLLVNVPTIGVAKRRLCGQFAPLADAVGSRQPLLDGDEQIGWVWRSKARCNPLFVSTGHRIGVDSALQWVMRCMNGYRLPEPTRWADAAASNRPAFQRWQRQAGL; encoded by the coding sequence ATGGATATGCAGGCGCTGCGCGAAGAACAACGCGGCAAAGCCACTCAGGTGGTGCGTCACGATGATATGCCTTTTGAGCAGCCGACGCTGATCGCCGGCGCCGATGTCGGTTTCGAACAGGACGGCGCGGTAACCCGCGCCGCACTGGCCGTGCTGGCCTATCCGTCGCTGCAACTGGTGGAATACCAGATTGCGCGTATTCCGACTATCATGCCTTATATCCCCGGTTTCCTGTCGTTTCGCGAATACCCGGCTCTGCTGGCGGCGTGGGAACAGTTGCAGCACCGGCCGGATTTGCTGTTTGTCGATGGGCATGGCGTGTCCCATCCCCGCCGTCTGGGCGTTGCCAGCCATTTCGGCTTGCTGGTCAACGTGCCGACTATCGGCGTCGCCAAGCGCCGCCTGTGCGGGCAGTTTGCGCCGCTGGCGGATGCTGTGGGCAGCCGTCAGCCGTTGTTGGACGGTGACGAACAGATCGGTTGGGTATGGCGCAGCAAGGCTCGTTGCAATCCGCTGTTTGTTTCCACCGGCCACCGTATCGGCGTGGACAGCGCGCTGCAGTGGGTGATGCGTTGCATGAACGGGTATCGCCTGCCGGAGCCCACCCGCTGGGCGGATGCGGCGGCGTCCAATCGTCCGGCATTTCAGCGCTGGCAACGTCAGGCCGGCCTGTAG